One Glycine soja cultivar W05 chromosome 2, ASM419377v2, whole genome shotgun sequence genomic region harbors:
- the LOC114386325 gene encoding F-box/kelch-repeat protein At1g26930-like, with translation MLDGRSCVVPRLFSGTCQAENEWSYMKCLLELDIKNGKRPMGIDDVEEDEPHQPRKCTKKLDSCHRVEMARISFQRQSIEAKDSVVVPPLDQETIEPLSVCQGVVGEEGALTDRLLCEKEHEGDGDLMDFGDHQSDKQQQAQPGDLSDFGVRLFDEDQLQHDDNLLNLSEQQSEGRQQQHHHGGDSSDSSSLLPRMNRDSSITCLSRCSRSDYGSLASLNRSFRNIIRSGELYQWRRLNGIMEHWIYFSCALLEWEAYDPIRQRWMHLPRMASNECFMCSDKESLAAGTELLVFGRELRSHVTYRYSLLTNSWTSGTRMNAPRCLFGSASLGEIAILAGGCDSEGHILDSAELYNSETQTWETLPRMKKPRKMSSGVFMDGKFYVIGGIGGSDSKLLTCGEEYNLQTRTWTEIPNMSPGRSSRGPEMPATAEAPPLVAVVNDELYAADYADMEVKKYDKERNVWFTIGRLPERAVSMNGWGLAFRACGDKLIVIGGPRTHGEGFIELNSWVPSEGPPRWDLLARKRSGNFVYNCAVMGC, from the coding sequence ATGTTGGACGGTCGTTCCTGCGTTGTTCCGAGGTTGTTTTCCGGCACTTGCCAGGCGGAGAACGAATGGTCTTACATGAAGTGCTTGCTGGAGTTGGACATCAAGAATGGCAAACGCCCTATGGGGATTGATGATGTTGAGGAGGATGAGCCCCACCAGCCAAGGAAGTGTACTAAGAAGTTGGATTCTTGCCATAGAGTTGAAATGGCTCGAATTTCATTTCAACGGCAATCTATTGAGGCCAAGGATTCTGTAGTTGTTCCCCCTTTGGATCAAGAGACCATTGAGCCATTGAGTGTTTGTCAAGGAGTTGTTGGAGAAGAAGGAGCTTTGACTGACCGGCTATTGTGTGAGAAAGAACATGAGGGTGATGGTGATTTGATGGATTTTGGTGACCATCAATCTGATAAACAGCAGCAGGCTCAGCCGGGGGATTTGTCAGATTTCGGTGTTCGGCTATTTGATGAAGATCAGTTGCAGCATGAtgataatttattgaatttgagTGAGCAGCAATCCGAGGGGCGGCAGCAGCAGCACCACCATGGTGGGGATTCTTCGGATTCCAGTTCTCTCTTGCCACGCATGAACCGGGACAGCTCAATCACCTGTCTCAGCCGCTGTTCGAGGTCAGATTATGGTTCTCTCGCCTCGCTGAATAGGAGCTTCCGGAACATAATCCGAAGTGGTGAGCTCTATCAATGGAGGAGACTGAATGGTATCATGGAGCACTGGATTTATTTTTCCTGCGCCCTCCTCGAATGGGAGGCCTATGATCCGATTCGCCAGCGGTGGATGCATCTGCCAAGGATGGCTTCTAATGAATGCTTCATGTGTTCAGATAAGGAATCTTTAGCTGCTGGCACTGAGCTGCTTGTGTTTGGGAGGGAGCTGAGATCCCATGTCACTTACAGATACAGTCTCTTGACAAACTCGTGGACCTCTGGAACAAGGATGAATGCTCCAAGATGCTTGTTTGGCTCAGCAAGCCTTGGTGAGATTGCAATATTAGCTGGTGGGTGTGATTCAGAGGGACACATCCTTGACTCTGCTGAGTTATATAATTCCGAGACTCAAACGTGGGAAACACTCCCAAGAATGAAAAAACCCAGGAAGATGTCCTCTGGGGTATTTATGGATGGAAAGTTTTATGTTATAGGGGGGATTGGGGGGAGTGACTCTAAGCTCCTCACATGTGGAGAGGAGTACAATTTACAGACTAGGACATGGACTGAGATTCCTAACATGTCCCCCGGACGTAGTAGTAGGGGTCCTGAGATGCCTGCAACAGCTGAGGCACCACCTCTGGTTGCTGTTGTAAATGATGAATTGTATGCTGCTGATTATGCTGACATGGAGGTTAAGAAGTATGACAAGGAGAGAAATGTGTGGTTTACCATTGGGAGACTGCCAGAACGAGCAGTGTCAATGAATGGCTGGGGTCTTGCATTCAGGGCATGTGGAGATAAGCTTATTGTCATTGGTGGACCTAGGACTCATGGTGAGGGTTTTATTGAACTCAATTCATGGGTGCCTAGTGAAGGGCCTCCACGGTGGGATCTACTTGCTAGAAAACGTTCTGGCAACTTTGTCTATAATTGTGCTGTGATGGGATGCTGA